AATTCGATGCGAAAACGCGCTCCATTAGCTCTGTCCGAGCGACGCGCTCCATCACCGTCACCCTGAGGTAGCCGCTCCTTCAGCGGCCCTCGAAGGGCGGTCGCCCGGCTGCATCGGGGCCGTTCATCCTTCGAGGCTCACCCTGCGATGCGATGCATCGCAAGCCTCGCACCTCCAGCGACAATGGCTTTGCCATTGCGCGAGGATGACGGATTACGTCTTGATCACCGCGCGGCATCAGCTCGCGCATCACTAACCACCCGTTCACCAAGATGCCTCGCGCCTCATGCGAACGCAGGAGCGGGCCCGCGTGAAACTACGGGGTCGCTGGCCGACCGGATAACGCGGCGTTCACCATCTGCCCAAAACCAGCAGCGTGACCGGCGATCACATTCGGGCTCGCAACACCCCTTATACTTTTCCTCCCTACTCATCGACGCAGGGGAACCCGCCAGGTGCGGTTCGAGTGCCCCGCGTAAGAGTAGCAGCGTATGAACACCGCACGCATCATCGTTCTCGTCATCGCACTGGGCGCCGGCGGCGTCGCTGCGTATCTAGCGAGCGGCTATCAGAACGCGCCCGCGCCCGTCGTTCCCGTCGTCGAGAAGCTGCCGACGATCGAGGTCCTGGTCGCCAAGAACGACATCCAGCTCGGTCAAGCCGTGAAGCCCGAGGACCTGGTATGGCAGGCCTGGCCGGCGGCGACCGCGAGCAGCGCCTTCATCCGCCGCGACAGCAGGCCCGAGGCGCAGACCCAGCTCGCCGGCTCGATCGCGCGCGTGCCGCTGATGCAGGGCGAGCCGATCCGCGAGCAGAAGCTGGTCAAGGCCGATGGCTCCGGCTTCATGGCCGCGATCCTGCCGTCGGGCATGCGCGCCGTCTCCACCGAGATTTCCGCCGAGACCGGCGCCGGCGGATTCATCCTGCCGAACGACCGCGTCGACATCGTGCTGACCCGCCGCCTGAAGAATCCTGACGGCGCCAACAGCAATGGCCCGACCGGCGGCAACGACCTCATCCTGTCCGAGGTCATCCTGACCAATATTCGCGTGCTCGCGATCGACCAGGCGCCGAAGGAGAAGGACGGCCAGAACGCCGTCATCGGCAAGACCGTCACGCTCGAGCTCAGGCCCGACCAGGTCGCCACGCTCTCGGCCGCACGCCAGGGCGGCACGCTGACACTCGCGCTGCGCAGCATCGTGGATGCCAATGCCATCGACGGCACGCCTGAGGAGGCGGTCAGGCGTCCGGGCGGCGTGAACGTGATCCGTTACGGGGTGCAGGCGCGGCAGCTGACGTCACAGAAGTGATGATGGGGATAGCATGAACTACGGGGAAGGTCGGATGGGCCTGCGCATTCGGGGGAAGCGCGCGCGCTCGTCCTTAGCAGGGGCAATGCTGATGCTGGGGCTGGTCGCGGCCCCCAATTTCGTCGCTGCGGCGGATGCGCCGGTCGGCGATCAGGCGCCGATGCAGGCGCCACCGGATCTCGCGGTGTCTCCGGTCGCGACCATCGCGCCGGCCCGCACGCGTTTCCTCTCGCTTGGTGTGGGCAAATCCGTGGTCATCGACCTGCCGCGCGAGGTCAAGGACGTGCTGGTGGCCGATCCCAAGATCGCCAACGCGGTGATCCGCTCGGCCCAGCGCGCCTACATCATCGGCGGCCAGGTCGGCCAGACCAATGTCGTGTTCTTCACCGCCGACGGCCAGCAGGTCGCCGCCTACGACATCGCGGTGAAACGCGACCTCAACGGCATGCGTTCGGCGCTGCGCCAGTCGCTGCCGGGCGTGCAGATCGAAGGCGTCGGCGACAGCGTGATGCTGACCGGCTCGGTGTCGAGTCCGGTCGAGGCCCAGCAGGCCGGCGACGTCGCCGCCAAGCTCGTCGGCGGCGCGGACAAGGTCGTCAACAACATCGTCGTGCGCGGCCGCGACCAGGTGATGCTCAAGGTCGTCGTCGGCGAAGTCAGGCGCGACATCGTCAAGCAGCTCGGCGTCGATCTCAGCGCCAGCCTGAACGCCGGCACCGCGGTCGTGAATTTCAACAACTCCAACCCGTTCTCGGTCTCCGGCGGCCCGCTCGTCAGCAGCAACGGGCTCGGTGTTACCGGACTCGCAAAAGGCGTCGCCACCGTCAACGCCACGATGCGCGCGATGGAAAGCGCCGGCGTGATGCGGACGCTGGCCGAGCCGAGCCTGACGGCGATCTCCGGCGAGTCCGCCACTTTCATCGCCGGCGGCGAATTCCCGATCCCTGCGGGCTATTCCTGCGATCCGGTCACCCACGTCTGTACCACCCAGATCACCTACAAGAAGTTCGGCATCTCCCTGAACTTCACGCCGGTCGTGCTCAGCGAGGGACGTATCAGCCTGCGCGTGATGACCGAAGTCTCGGAGCTGTCGAATCAGAACGCCATCTCCGTGACGCAGGCGGTGTCCGCGGGCCAGACCAGCTCGATCACCATCCCCTCGATCCAGACCCGCCGCGCCGAGACCACGCTGGAAATTCCCTCGGGCGGCTCGATGGCGATGGCCGGCTTGATCCAGCAGCAGACCAAGCAGGCGATCAACGGCCTGCCCGGCGTCGATCAGGTGCCGATCATCGGCGCGCTGTTCCGCAGCCAGGACTTCGTCAACAATGAGACCGAGCTGATGGTGATCGTGACGCCCTATGTGGTGCGCGCGGTCGCCCAGAAGGAATTGTCGCGGCCCGACGACGGCTTCGCGCCGGCCTCGGACGCGCAGACGGCGCTGCTTGGCCGCGTGAACCGCCTCTATGGCATCACGGCCCGCCGCGTCGATCCGATCGACGGCGTCCACGGCGATTTCGGCTTCATCATCGACTGAGACCGACGGCTTGGGGGCCGGGGCGAGACACGGGGCAAGAGGGGACAAGGCGATGACGAAGATGACAGCCGATCGACGTCGCAGCTTGCGGATCGCGCTGGCGCTGACGGGGCTCTCCGTCTTGCTCGGCGCCTGCAACACCACTGGCGAAATCGTCACCCAGACGGTGCCGACCGACTACCGCCAGCGCCACCCGATCGCGGTGCAGGAAGGCAAGAAGTCGATCGTGATCTTCGTCGGCAAGGCCAGAGGCGGCCTCTCGACCGCGCAGCACGCCGACGTCGCCGGTATCGCCCGGGACTGGGTGCGCGAAGGCACCGGCTCGGTCGTGGTCGACGTGCCCGTCGACACCGCGAATTCGCGCGCTGCTGCGGCGACCTATCAGGAGATCCGCGCCGTGCTCGCCTCCGGCGGCGTGCCGTCACGCGCCATCGTCCAGCATCGCTACCGCCCTGAGGATCCCGGACTGCTACCGACCATCCGTCTGAGCTATTCGAAGATCACGGCTGTCGCCGGCCCCTGCGGGCTGTGGCCGGAGGACATCGGGCCATCCATCCTCGACCCCGGCTACAACGAGAACCATCCCTACTTCAATCTCGGCTGCGCCAACCAGCGCAACCTCGCGGCCATGATCGACAATCCCGCCGACCTCGAGCAGCCGCGCGCGGAGACGCCGGCCTATACCGCACGGCGCGAAATCGCCTTCGACCGCTACCGCAAGGGCTCGACGACCGCGACCACCTATCCAGAGTCCGACAGGGCCAAACTGAGCGACACAGGCAAATGACCAGCGTCCACGACGAAGAGGCGGACGATCCGCAGCACCCTGAGGAACACATTGCGCCGGTTCCTCGCATCTCCGTGCAGGCCTTTTGCGAGACCGAGCAGACGCTCCAGGCGGTGACCGCCGCCGGCCAGGACCGCCGGCTCGCCAAGGCGCATCTCACCGCCAAGAGCGGCGGCCTCGCCGCGGCGATCGAAGTCTACGATTCGATGCCGACGCCGAACGTCATCGTGATCGAATCCGACGGCACGCGCGACATCCTCGAGGGTCTCGACGATCTCGCCGGCGTCTGCGATCCCGGCACCCGCGTGGTGGTGATCGGCAATCCCAACGACACCGCGCCCTATCGCGAGCTGGTCCGCCGCGGCGTCAACGACTATGTCGTGGGGCCGGTCGAGACGCTCGACGTCGTCCGTTCCATCTGCAGCCTGTTCTCGGCGTCCGAAGCCATCATCACCGGCCGCGTCATCGCCGTGGTCGGCGCCAAGGGCGGCGTCGGCGCATCCACGGTCGCGCATAACGTGGCCTGGACCATCGCGCGCGACCTCACGCTCGATTCCGTCGTGATCGATCTCGACCTCGCCTTCGGCACCGCGGGCCTCGACTACAACCAGGACCCGGTGCAGGGCATCGCCAATGCGGTGCTGTCGCAGGACCGGCCCGACACGGCGCTGATGGAGCGCCTGCTCGCCAAATGCACCGACCGCCTCAGCCTCCTTGCTGCACCCGCCACACTTGACCGCGTCTACGATTTCGGCGCGGAAGCTTTTGACGCGGTGTTCGACACGCTGCGCATGACCACGCCGTGCATCGTGCTCGACGTGCCCCATCAATGGTCGGGCTGGACGCGGCGCGCGCTGGTCAATGCCGACGACATCGTGATCGTGGCCGAGCCTGATCTCGCCAACCTGCGCAACACCAAGAACATGCTCAGCGTGCTCAAGGCTGCGAGGCCGAACGACCGGCCGCCGCTGTACTGCATCAACCAGGTCGGCATGCACAAGCGCGCGGAGATCGAGGTCAAGGCATTCGCCAAGACCATGGAGAGCCAGCCGCTCGCGGTGATCCCGTTCGATTCAAAGCTGTTCTCGACCGCAGCCAATAACGGCCAGATGATCGCGGAGGTCTCCAGGAGCCACCGCACCACCGAGCTATTCCAGAATATGGCGAACCGCCTCGCCGGCCGCGGCGAGGTGAAGAAGCCGAAGCGCTCGCTGCTCGGACCGCTGCTGAAGAAGCTGAAGGGCCGGTCAAGCCGCAGCTCCGCGCCCCACCGCAAGGCGTCGTAGAGACCAGGAATTGTAGGGGTGATGGAGAGGGCGGTTACTTGTCCGCCCGCTGCTGCTTCTTCGCCAGCAGCTGCCGCAGCGCGGTGACCTTGGCCGCGGCCTGGTCCGGCGGCAAATCTGCCTTCACGAGGATTTCAGCCTCGGCCTCGCGGCCCTGCAATCCCAGCACGAGCGCGAGATTGGCACGGACCCGCGCATCGTTCTGATTGCGCTGATAGGCGCGGCCGAGCACCTGTTCGGCCTTCGGCAGATTGTTTTGCAGCATGTAGGACAGGCCGAGATTGGACAGCACGGTCGGCTCGTCGGGCGCGATCTTCAGCGCCGCGGCGTAATATTGCTGCGCCTCCTCGTTGCGGCCGAGCTGATCGAGCGCCGCGCCCTGCGCCGACAGGATGCGCCAGTCCGGATCCTCGGGCGAATGCGCGCGGCCGAGCACGTCGAAGGCCTGCTGGAAATTGCCGTTGTCGGCGAGCGCGCGGCCGTAGCCGGCGAGCAGCGCCTTGTTGCTGGGATGAGCGAGCACGGCCTGCTCCAGCACCGCGACCGCCTGCGCGCGCTGGCCGCTCTCGCGTAGTGCCTTGCCATATTCCAGCGCGACGTTGGGATCACTGGGCTTGGCGCGATAGCGCTCGCGCAAGGCATCCATGTCCGACTTCGGGTCGGCCTTGGCGGCCGCCTCCGGCTTGCCGCCGAGCGCGCCGGTGACGTCCTCGAGGCCGGTGGTCTGACAGCCGCCGAGGGCAAGGGCCAGCAGCGCGGAAAACAGATATCTCGCCGGGGGAGAGGCAACGAACAAACGCTTGGACATACTCTGATCACTCGGCGACTGATCAGAGATGCTTTGCCGATTAACGCTAAAGTCCCGTTAAGGACGCGGTCCTTTGGACCTTAGTCGGTGAATTCGGCGCCGAATTCGCAGCCGATACGCCAGCGCAGGCGGCATTGGCGGGAATAGTCCGGCGCGAAGATGATGGTGAATTGCGGCGGCACTTCCAGGAATTCCGCCACGACCTTCACACCGCCGTCGGAGATATCCGTGATCGTGCAATCCCGCGGCAGCGAGCCCGCGCCAAAATGAATCTTGGCGAGCCGGCTGCACACCCGACGTTCGCTTCTCCGGCGATTTGCAAGCATTTGAACTGTTCACCCGTTAGATCACGGCCCATCCCGCAGCCCTAGGAGTACCGGACATTCGTTGGAATGTGCTGAGGACAGCCGCTCGCATTCGAGGCTTAGTGTCCGCTGCCCGTTTACCGCTTGTTAGGGCTTGCCGCGCCCCGAAAATGTTCCCGTATTGTTCTTGCGGGGCCCCGCGCCTCCTGCTACCCTCGATTGTGCAAGAGGGCAGGCTGGTTCGGCATGGTTCAACGGGTTTCTACCGTCGCCTTTGAGGGGATCGAGGCCCGTGCGGTCGACGTGCAGGTGCAGGTCGCGCCGGGCCTGCCGGCCTTTGCCATCGTCGGTCTGCCCGACAAAGCGGTGTCGGAAGCGCGCGAACGCGTGCGCTCGGCGCTGATCGCCTCGGGGCTCGCGCTGCCGGCGCGGCGGATTATTGTCAATCTGGCGTCGGCCGACCTGCCCAAGGAAGGCAGCCATTACGACCTGCCGATCGCGCTCGGGCTGATGGCGGCGATCGGCGCGATCCCGCCGGATGCGCTGACGGGCTTTACCGTGCTCGGCGAGCTCGGCCTCGACGGTTCGATCGCGCCGGTGGCCGGCGTCCTGCCGGCCGCGATTGGCGCCAATATGCGCGAGGAAGGCTTGATCTGCCCGGCGTCTTGCGGCTCCGAAGCGGCCTGGGCGAGCCCCGACATCCAGATCATCGCGGCAAGCTCGCTGATCCAGATCGCCAACCACTTCAAGGGCACGCAGGTGCTCTCGCGCCCTTCGCCAAAGGTGCACGAGGCCGCCGCCTTTACGCTCGACCTGCGTGACATCAAGGGCCAGGAGAGCGCCAAGCGCGCGCTGGAGATCGCGGCCGCCGGTGGACATCATCTCCTGATGATCGGCGCGCCCGGCGCCGGCAAATCGATGCTGGCGGCGCGCCTGCCCTCCATCCTTCCTCCGTTGTCGCCGGGCGAGCTGCTCGAAGTGTCGATGATCGCGTCCGTTGCCGCGAGATCGATGGCGGCGCGCTGACCGCGCGGCGGCCGTTCCGCTCGCCGCATCATTCCGCCAGCATGGCGGCGCTCACCGGCGGCGGCATGCGCGCAAAACCCGGCGAGATCTCGCTGGCGCATCAGGGCGTGCTGTTCCTCGACGAGCTGCCGGAGTTCGATCCGCGCGTGCTGGATTCGCTGCGCCAGCCGCTGGAGAACGGCGAGGTCGCGGTGTCACGCGCCAATTACCGCGTCACTTATCCGGCGCGCTTCATGCTGGTCGCGGCGATGAATCCGTGCCGCTGCGGCAATGCGTTCGAGCCGGGCTATGCCTGCAAGCGCGGCCGCATCGACCGCTGTACCGGCGATTACCAGGCGCGCATCTCCGGCCCGCTGATGGACCGCATCGATTTGCGCATCGAGGTGCCCGCGGTGACCGCGGCCGATCTGATCCTGCCGCCGCCGGCGGAAGGATCTGCCGAAGTCGCCGCGCGCGTTGCGGCGGCGCGCGACATCCAGCTTGCACGCTATGCCGATGCCGGCTTGCCCAATGTCCGCACCAACGCCGAAGCGCCCGCCTCTGTGCTGGAGAACGTCGCCAAGCCCGACACGCAAGGCCAGAAACTGCTGCGCGATGCCGCCGAGACCATGCGGCTGTCGGCGCGCGGCTATCACCGCGTGCTGCGCGTGGCACGCACGCTCGCCGACCTCGACAATGCCGACAAGATCGGCCGGCTGCATCTCGCCGAAGCCTTGTCCTACCGCGCACTCGCGGAGGATGTGCGGCAGATCGCCTGATCATTCCGCGCGTCAACCCGGCGGTAACGAGTTTCCTTTACGCTCTGCAAACCATAAGGCCATGCGTTCTTAGGGGACAGTTCCCGAGCGGCCTGGTGAGTAGAGTGTCATGTTGCGTTTCAAGATCCTGGCCTCGGTTGTTCCCTTGTTGGCGGCTGCGGTGTTCGCCCGCGGCGAGATCGGATCGGTCTCGCATCCCTGCATCGTCATCGGCGAAACCTCGGTCGAGCTGACATCGCTGTTCTGGACCGCCGGCGTGCATGTCGCCTTCACCGACGATCCCGAAAAGGCGACGGTGCGGGTCCAGATCACCGACGATGCGGATGCTGCGGACTTCGCCGTCGTCGACGACGGCCTCGGGTCCGAGCCGGATTCCTGCGAGGCCACTTCCTCGAACCGCCTCGTCTCGATCGCCGCACAGCCGGTCGACGGCGGCCCGGTGATCTATCTCTCCACCGAGGGGCCGGCGGATTACCGTATCTTTGTGCGCTCGCGGACGTTCTCGCAACGCGAGGCCGCGGCCCTGATCGTCGGCGCCCGCGGCGGCCACCGCCACCTCCAGGCCGCCTCGCTCTAGGTTTGAGCATGATCTTTCCGGATCATGCTCTGAGGCATTAACACCTCGTCAACCCTGTTTGGAGGCAACCCCAAAGCCTCAAACTGTTCGCAAGGTCGGCACGACATCGTCGCTCGCGCTGGCGGCGGGGTTTCGGATAAGGGTCGGTGGAGATGGATCGGACGTTCCGGATCAAGGTGCGCTTGCGCCGCTTCAGGCGGCGTCATCCCCGCATAGCCTTCGCGATCCGCTCCTTCATGATCTTCTCGGCGACCTTCGGCGGCGCCTATGGTTTCGTCACCGGCAGCCGGTCCGAGAATTCCGGCTACGATCCCCACGCCTTTGCGATCGGTGCGAGCTTCCTGTTCGCGCTCGCCTGCCTCGGCCTTGCCACGCTGAGCATGCGCCTGCGCTTCGTTAACAAGCGGATGCGCAAGCTCGCTGCGCATAACGAGGCGCTGATCGACCGCAATTGGGAGCTGAAGGAGGCCGAGGAGCGCGCCCGCAGCCTGTTCGAGCAGCAGGGCGATCTGATCGTACTGCGCGACACCCAGGGCTGCATCACCTTCGCCAATGACGCCTATTGCGCGCTCGCGGGGCAGCCGCGCGGCGCGCTGGTCGGCACCCGCTTCGATTTCGACGTGCTGGAGCAGGGCGACAGCGCCCGCGAGAGCAGCGGCACGCGCGTCCACGACCAGAAGATCGCAACTCCGCTCGGTGCGCGCTGGATCGCCTGGCGCGAAGGCTATGTCCGGCTCGATGCCGGCCAACCCGCCGAATTGCAGAGCGTCGGGCGCGACGTCACCGACCGCACCGAGAGCGAACGCGCGCTGTCGGACGCGCGCGACCAGGCCGACGCCGCCAACCGCGCCAAGTCGCGCTTCCTGGCGATGGCCTCGCACGAGATTCGCACGCCGCTGAACGGCATCATCGGCATGGGCGGCCTGTTGCTCGACACCAATCTGACGCCGGAGCAGGCGACCTATGCCAGGGCGGTGAAAACCTCTGGCGAAGCGCTGATGGCGCTGATCGAAGAGCTGCTCGACTATTCCAAGATCGAGGCCGGCAAGCTCGATCTCGAGCTGCGCCCGTTCGCGCTCTCCACCCTGATCGAGGAGATCACCGAGCTGCTGGCGCCGCGCGCGCAGGCCAGGCAGCTCGAGATCGCCGCCTATGTCGACGAGCGCCTGCCGCTGGAAGTGGTCGGCGACGCGGCGCGGCTGCGCCAAGTGCTGCTCAACCTCGCCGGCAACGCCATCAAGTTCACGGCAAAAGGCGGCGTCGCGCTGATCGTCGAGCCCGGCATCTGGCCGCACGAGATCAGTTTTCTGGTCCGCGACACCGGCATCGGCATCGCGCCAGACGCGCAGCAGCGCATCTTCCGCGAATTCGAGCAGGCCGACGAGCGCGTCGCGCGCACCTATGGCGGCACCGGCCTTGGCCTTGCCATCAGCGAGCGCATCGTCAAGCGCATGGGCGGCCGCATCACGCTGACGAGCGAGCCGGGCAAGGGTGCAACCTTCGAGGTCGCGCTGCCGCTGGCGGCATCGCAAGGCAGCGCGGGACAGACGGCATTCCCGAGCCCCGACCTCACCGGCAAATCGATCCTCCTGGTTGCCGACGGCATCGAGGCCTCGCTGATCGCGCGGCGTCTCGAGCGCTGGGGCGGCCAGACCTGCATGACCTCCGATGCGTCGGTCGTGGAAGCGCTGCTGCCGGAGCGATCCTGGCACGCCATGCTGGTCGATCGTGCGATCGGCGCGACCATCGCCGACCGGCTTGGCGGGCTGGGGCGCGCGCATGCGGCGCAGCGGCTGGTGCTGCTGACGTCGAGCTCGCGCCACGAGAAGTTTTCGGCTGATTTCACCGGCTTCCTGGTCAAGCCCTTACGCACCGCCTCGCTCGCCGCACGTCTCGCGCTGACACCCGAGGTCGCCTCGCCCGACCTCGCGCCGGAGCCACCGGCCGACTCCACCGGCGCTGCACCGGCAAAGGGCTTGTCGATTCTCGTCGCCGAGGACAACGAAATCAACGCGCTGCTGATGCGCTCGCTGCTGACAAAACTCGGCCACCGCGTCGTCATCGCCGTCCACGGCGAGGCCGCGCTGGAATCCTGGCTGGCGGCTAGCTCGGCCGGCACGCCCTATGATCTCGTGCTGATGGACATCCAGATGCCGCAGCTCGACGGCATCGAGGCAACCAAGCGCATCCGCGCCCACGAGGCCGTTACCAGCGGCCAGCACACGCCGATCCTCGCGCTCACCGCCAATACGCTGGTGGAAGACCGCTACGCCTGTTTCGAGGCGGGCATGAACGGCTTTCTGATCAAGCCGCTCGACCGGGAGAAGCTCGACGAGGCACTGGCGGGGC
This is a stretch of genomic DNA from Bradyrhizobium sp. CB2312. It encodes these proteins:
- the cpaB gene encoding Flp pilus assembly protein CpaB gives rise to the protein MNTARIIVLVIALGAGGVAAYLASGYQNAPAPVVPVVEKLPTIEVLVAKNDIQLGQAVKPEDLVWQAWPAATASSAFIRRDSRPEAQTQLAGSIARVPLMQGEPIREQKLVKADGSGFMAAILPSGMRAVSTEISAETGAGGFILPNDRVDIVLTRRLKNPDGANSNGPTGGNDLILSEVILTNIRVLAIDQAPKEKDGQNAVIGKTVTLELRPDQVATLSAARQGGTLTLALRSIVDANAIDGTPEEAVRRPGGVNVIRYGVQARQLTSQK
- a CDS encoding type II and III secretion system protein family protein gives rise to the protein MNYGEGRMGLRIRGKRARSSLAGAMLMLGLVAAPNFVAAADAPVGDQAPMQAPPDLAVSPVATIAPARTRFLSLGVGKSVVIDLPREVKDVLVADPKIANAVIRSAQRAYIIGGQVGQTNVVFFTADGQQVAAYDIAVKRDLNGMRSALRQSLPGVQIEGVGDSVMLTGSVSSPVEAQQAGDVAAKLVGGADKVVNNIVVRGRDQVMLKVVVGEVRRDIVKQLGVDLSASLNAGTAVVNFNNSNPFSVSGGPLVSSNGLGVTGLAKGVATVNATMRAMESAGVMRTLAEPSLTAISGESATFIAGGEFPIPAGYSCDPVTHVCTTQITYKKFGISLNFTPVVLSEGRISLRVMTEVSELSNQNAISVTQAVSAGQTSSITIPSIQTRRAETTLEIPSGGSMAMAGLIQQQTKQAINGLPGVDQVPIIGALFRSQDFVNNETELMVIVTPYVVRAVAQKELSRPDDGFAPASDAQTALLGRVNRLYGITARRVDPIDGVHGDFGFIID
- a CDS encoding CpaD family pilus assembly protein — translated: MTKMTADRRRSLRIALALTGLSVLLGACNTTGEIVTQTVPTDYRQRHPIAVQEGKKSIVIFVGKARGGLSTAQHADVAGIARDWVREGTGSVVVDVPVDTANSRAAAATYQEIRAVLASGGVPSRAIVQHRYRPEDPGLLPTIRLSYSKITAVAGPCGLWPEDIGPSILDPGYNENHPYFNLGCANQRNLAAMIDNPADLEQPRAETPAYTARREIAFDRYRKGSTTATTYPESDRAKLSDTGK
- a CDS encoding AAA family ATPase, whose product is MTSVHDEEADDPQHPEEHIAPVPRISVQAFCETEQTLQAVTAAGQDRRLAKAHLTAKSGGLAAAIEVYDSMPTPNVIVIESDGTRDILEGLDDLAGVCDPGTRVVVIGNPNDTAPYRELVRRGVNDYVVGPVETLDVVRSICSLFSASEAIITGRVIAVVGAKGGVGASTVAHNVAWTIARDLTLDSVVIDLDLAFGTAGLDYNQDPVQGIANAVLSQDRPDTALMERLLAKCTDRLSLLAAPATLDRVYDFGAEAFDAVFDTLRMTTPCIVLDVPHQWSGWTRRALVNADDIVIVAEPDLANLRNTKNMLSVLKAARPNDRPPLYCINQVGMHKRAEIEVKAFAKTMESQPLAVIPFDSKLFSTAANNGQMIAEVSRSHRTTELFQNMANRLAGRGEVKKPKRSLLGPLLKKLKGRSSRSSAPHRKAS
- a CDS encoding tetratricopeptide repeat protein, which codes for MSKRLFVASPPARYLFSALLALALGGCQTTGLEDVTGALGGKPEAAAKADPKSDMDALRERYRAKPSDPNVALEYGKALRESGQRAQAVAVLEQAVLAHPSNKALLAGYGRALADNGNFQQAFDVLGRAHSPEDPDWRILSAQGAALDQLGRNEEAQQYYAAALKIAPDEPTVLSNLGLSYMLQNNLPKAEQVLGRAYQRNQNDARVRANLALVLGLQGREAEAEILVKADLPPDQAAAKVTALRQLLAKKQQRADK
- a CDS encoding PilZ domain-containing protein produces the protein MLANRRRSERRVCSRLAKIHFGAGSLPRDCTITDISDGGVKVVAEFLEVPPQFTIIFAPDYSRQCRLRWRIGCEFGAEFTD
- a CDS encoding PAS domain-containing hybrid sensor histidine kinase/response regulator, with translation MDRTFRIKVRLRRFRRRHPRIAFAIRSFMIFSATFGGAYGFVTGSRSENSGYDPHAFAIGASFLFALACLGLATLSMRLRFVNKRMRKLAAHNEALIDRNWELKEAEERARSLFEQQGDLIVLRDTQGCITFANDAYCALAGQPRGALVGTRFDFDVLEQGDSARESSGTRVHDQKIATPLGARWIAWREGYVRLDAGQPAELQSVGRDVTDRTESERALSDARDQADAANRAKSRFLAMASHEIRTPLNGIIGMGGLLLDTNLTPEQATYARAVKTSGEALMALIEELLDYSKIEAGKLDLELRPFALSTLIEEITELLAPRAQARQLEIAAYVDERLPLEVVGDAARLRQVLLNLAGNAIKFTAKGGVALIVEPGIWPHEISFLVRDTGIGIAPDAQQRIFREFEQADERVARTYGGTGLGLAISERIVKRMGGRITLTSEPGKGATFEVALPLAASQGSAGQTAFPSPDLTGKSILLVADGIEASLIARRLERWGGQTCMTSDASVVEALLPERSWHAMLVDRAIGATIADRLGGLGRAHAAQRLVLLTSSSRHEKFSADFTGFLVKPLRTASLAARLALTPEVASPDLAPEPPADSTGAAPAKGLSILVAEDNEINALLMRSLLTKLGHRVVIAVHGEAALESWLAASSAGTPYDLVLMDIQMPQLDGIEATKRIRAHEAVTSGQHTPILALTANTLVEDRYACFEAGMNGFLIKPLDREKLDEALAGLAASRHLAM